A genomic window from Silene latifolia isolate original U9 population chromosome Y, ASM4854445v1, whole genome shotgun sequence includes:
- the LOC141629910 gene encoding uncharacterized protein LOC141629910, which yields MSLKSRRKFGFCDGSIPQPKLTDTFMLEQWEVVNCTIVQWLRNTIDSSVLESVPYVEDAAVLWKDLEERFVVVDGTSIHSLKTELGECKQLKGMSVTTYYGKIKSLWDALAFYEPPFACKCGRCLCDISSQAIKRLDNERLHQFFMGLDSNLYCNLRNQQFQLDPLPTLNRGYHAALQAERLLLGSASAQPDTPDVVAFAVPGASRTSPDWKAIREAEKLERRKLYCTHCTVYGHDITSCFIKTNNFPDWWGSRPRTLAELHRKKGVGSASGSVHASSSGPSSSSSSARVNVLHSPADPSVSTNSISSTDRLSGMSYTWIIDTGASNHVTGDLSCFVEQISIPARPVGLPNGQQVTASIMGTVRVTNDILLKRVLFIPSVTCSLISVSQLTLDHDYIFQFAKDSCLIQDRVSRTMIRVGELRDGLYFLRSDNKLSVHKMGMVETADLWHQRLGHPAEKVVHFIPLARNLHSNKSQVCDVCHLAKQHRNSFDLSDNIAQDIFDLIHCDLWGPYRIPSSCGAKILSHYC from the coding sequence ATGTCTCTTAAATCTCGTCGCAAATTTGGTTTTTGTGACGGATCTATTCCACAACCAAAACTTACTGACACATTCATGCTTGAACAATGGGAGGTCGTCAATTGCACCATTGTTCAATGGCTTCGTAATACAATTGACTCCTCTGTTCTTGAAAGCGTCCCGTATGTTGAAGACGCTGCCGTTCTGTGGAAGGATTTGGAGGAGCGTTTTGTCGTGGTTGATGGTACGTCGATCCATTCCCTTAAAACTGAACTTGGCGAATGCAAACAACTCAAAGGTATGTCTGTCACTACGTATTATGGGAAGATAAAGTCACTGTGGGACGCTCTTGCATTTTACGAGCCTCCGTTTGCCTGTAAATGCGGTCGCTGTCTCTGTGACATCTCTTCTCAGGCGATTAAACGACTTGATAATGAACGTCTTCACCAATTTTTTATGGGCCTTGATAGTAATTTATACTGTAATCTCCGTAATCAACAATTTCAACTTGACCCTCTCCCCACTCTTAATCGTGGCTATCATGCCGCTTTACAGGCTGAACGCCTCTTATTAGGGTCGGCCTCGGCCCAACCCGATACACCGGATGTTGTCGCTTTCGCTGTCCCTGGTGCATCACGCACCTCTCCTGACTGGAAAGCTATTCGTGAGGCAGAAAAATTGGAACGACGGAAGCTTTACTGTACTCATTGCACCGTGTATGGTCATGACATTACCTCTTGTTTCATAAAGACAAATAATTTTCCTGATTGGTGGGGGTCTCGGCCTCGCACTCTTGCTGAGTTACATCGCAAAAAAGGAGTCGGGTCCGCCAGTGGGTCAGTTCATGCGTCATCCTCGGGTCCCTCATCATCGAGTTCCTCTGCTCGCGTAAATGTGCTGCACTCTCCCGCTGATCCGTCTGTTTCTACTAATTCTATCTCGTCTACTGACCGGTTATCTGGTATGTCTTATACTTGGATTATCGATACGGGTGCCTCTAATCATGTCACAGGTGATTTAAGCTGTTTCGTTGAGCAGATATCGATCCCCGCGCGACCTGTTGGCCTTCCTAATGGACAACAGGTCACGGCATCTATTATGGGCACCGTACGAGTCACTAATGACATTTTGCTTAAAAGGGTTTTGTTTATTCCTAGTGTTACCTGTAGTCTTATTTCGGTATCACAGTTGACTCTTGATCATGATTATATTTTTCAATTTGCTAAAGACTCTTGTCTTATACAGGACCGTGTCTCGAGGACGATGATTAGAGTAGGTGAGCTGCGGGATGGACTTTACTTTCTTCGCTCGGACAACAAGCTCTCGGTTCATAAAATGGGCATGGTTGAAACGGCTGACTTGTGGCATCAAAGGCTTGGACACCCTGCTGAGAAAGTGGTTCATTTTATACCTTTAGCTCGTAATTTACATTCCAATAAAAGCCAGGTGTGCGATGTGTGCCATCTTGCTAAACAACACCGTAATAGTTTTGATTTGAGTGACAATATTGCTCAAGATATTTTTGATTTAAtacattgtgatttatggggACCATATCGCATCCCTTCGTCTTGTGGAGCTAAAATACTTTCTCACTATTGTTGA